The Streptomyces laurentii genome contains a region encoding:
- a CDS encoding phenylhydantoinase (D-hydantoinases (D-HYD) also called dihydropyrimidases (DHPase) and related proteins; DHPases are a family of enzymes that catalyzethe reversible hydrolytic ring opening of the amide bond in five- or six-membered cyclic diamides, like dihydropyrimidine...; cd01314;~catalyzes the hydrolytic cleavage of hydantoin with aromatic side chains at the 5'position;~identified by MetaGeneAnnotator; putative;~phenylhydantoinase [Mycobacterium smegmatis str. MC2155];~phenylhydantoinase; Validated;~tetramer interface [polypeptide binding]): MSTRTLIRGGLVVTAADEIHADVLIEDGRIAALAAHGSDVAAGWTADRTIDATDRYVVPGGVDAHTHMELPFGGTSASDTFETGTRAAAWGGTTTLVDFAVQSTGHSLREGLDTWYAKADGNCSVDYGFHMILSDVNEHTLNEMDKLVEEGITSFKLFMAYPGVFYSDDGQILRAMQRGAENGGLIMMHAENGIAIDVLVEQALARGETDPRYHGEVRKALLEAEATHRAIQLSRVAGAPLYVVHVSAEEAVAELAAARDKGLPVFGETCPQYLFLSTDNLAEPDFEGAKYVCSTPLRPREHQAALWRGLRTNDLQVVSTDHCPFCFVGQKELGRGDFSRIPNGLPGVENRMDLLHQAVVDGHISRRRWIEIACATPARMFGLYPQKGTIAPGADADIVVYDPHATQTMSAKTHHMNVDYSAYEGKTVTGRVETVLSRGELVIDQRTFVGRAGHGSFVPRSTCQYLD, encoded by the coding sequence GTGAGCACCCGAACCCTCATCCGCGGCGGCCTCGTCGTCACCGCCGCCGACGAGATCCACGCCGACGTGCTGATCGAGGACGGGCGGATCGCCGCCCTCGCCGCCCACGGCTCCGACGTCGCCGCCGGCTGGACCGCCGACCGTACGATCGACGCCACCGACCGCTATGTCGTCCCGGGCGGCGTCGACGCCCACACCCACATGGAGCTCCCCTTCGGCGGCACCTCCGCCTCCGACACCTTCGAGACCGGCACCCGCGCCGCCGCCTGGGGCGGCACCACCACCCTCGTCGACTTCGCCGTCCAGAGCACCGGCCACTCCCTGCGGGAGGGGCTCGACACCTGGTACGCCAAGGCCGACGGCAACTGCTCCGTCGACTACGGCTTCCACATGATCCTCTCCGACGTCAACGAGCACACCCTGAACGAGATGGACAAGCTCGTCGAGGAGGGCATCACCTCCTTCAAGCTGTTCATGGCCTATCCCGGGGTCTTCTACAGCGACGACGGACAGATCCTGCGGGCCATGCAACGCGGCGCCGAGAACGGCGGGTTGATCATGATGCACGCCGAGAACGGCATCGCGATCGACGTCCTGGTCGAGCAGGCGCTGGCCCGGGGCGAGACCGACCCTCGCTACCACGGCGAGGTGCGCAAGGCCCTGCTGGAGGCCGAGGCCACCCACCGGGCGATCCAGCTCTCCCGGGTGGCGGGCGCCCCGCTCTACGTCGTCCACGTGTCGGCGGAGGAGGCCGTCGCCGAGCTGGCCGCGGCCCGCGACAAGGGCCTGCCGGTCTTCGGCGAGACCTGCCCGCAGTACCTCTTCCTGTCCACCGACAACCTCGCCGAGCCGGACTTCGAGGGCGCCAAGTACGTCTGCTCCACCCCGCTGCGGCCGCGCGAGCACCAGGCGGCGCTGTGGCGGGGCCTGCGGACCAACGACCTCCAGGTGGTCTCCACCGACCACTGCCCCTTCTGCTTCGTGGGCCAGAAGGAGTTGGGCCGCGGCGACTTCTCCAGGATCCCCAATGGGTTGCCGGGCGTGGAGAACCGCATGGACCTGCTCCACCAGGCCGTCGTCGACGGGCACATCAGCCGCCGCCGCTGGATCGAGATCGCCTGCGCCACCCCGGCCCGGATGTTCGGCCTCTACCCGCAGAAGGGCACGATCGCGCCCGGCGCCGACGCCGACATCGTCGTCTACGACCCGCACGCGACCCAGACCATGTCGGCAAAGACCCATCACATGAACGTCGACTACTCGGCGTACGAGGGGAAGACGGTCACCGGACGCGTCGAGACGGTCCTCTCGCGCGGCGAACTCGTCATCGACCAGCGGACGTTCGTGGGCCGCGCCGGCCACGGCAGCTTCGTGCCCCGCTCCACCTGCCAGTACCTCGACTAG
- a CDS encoding N5,N10-methylene (F420-dependent oxidoreductase, CPS_4043 family; TIGR03842;~N5,N10-methylene [Streptomyces cattleya NRRL 8057 = DSM46488];~N5,N10-methylenetetrahydromethanopterin reductase (Mer) catalyzes the reduction of N5,N10-methylenetetrahydromethanopterin with reduced coenzyme F420 to N5-methyltetrahydromethanopterin and oxidized coenzyme F420; cd01097;~identified by MetaGeneAnnotator; putative;~probable oxidoreductase, LLM family; TIGR03858): protein MDFGIVLQTDPPASQVVGLMRRAERNGFRYGWTFDSAVLWQEPFVIYSQILEHTTKLHVGPMVTNPGTRTWEVTASTFATLNDMFGNRTVCGIGRGDSAMRVAGRKPNTLARLGEAIDVIRDLAEGREAEVDGNPIRLPWVKDGKLPVWMAAYGPKALALAGQKADGFILQLADPFLTERMVKAVRQAAADAGRDPAEVTICVAAPAYVGDDLAHAREQCRWFGGMVGNHVADLVARYGEHSGMVPDELTAYIKNRHGYDYSHHGRTGNPDTDFVPDEIVDRFCVLGPAEAHIEKLRRLKELGVDQFALYDMHDNREGTIDAYGSEIIPALRADAPA, encoded by the coding sequence GTGGACTTCGGAATCGTCCTGCAGACCGACCCGCCCGCCTCGCAGGTCGTCGGCCTGATGCGCCGCGCGGAACGCAACGGCTTCCGCTACGGCTGGACCTTCGACTCCGCCGTACTGTGGCAGGAGCCCTTCGTCATCTACAGCCAGATCCTGGAGCACACCACCAAGCTCCACGTCGGCCCGATGGTGACCAACCCGGGCACGCGCACGTGGGAGGTCACCGCCTCCACCTTCGCCACCCTCAACGACATGTTCGGCAACCGCACCGTGTGCGGCATCGGCCGAGGCGACTCCGCGATGCGCGTCGCCGGGCGCAAGCCCAACACCCTGGCCCGGCTCGGCGAGGCCATCGACGTCATCCGCGACCTCGCCGAGGGCCGGGAGGCCGAGGTGGACGGCAATCCGATCCGCCTCCCGTGGGTCAAGGACGGCAAGCTGCCGGTGTGGATGGCGGCGTACGGGCCGAAGGCCCTCGCCCTCGCCGGGCAGAAGGCCGACGGCTTCATCCTCCAGCTCGCCGACCCGTTCCTCACCGAACGGATGGTCAAGGCGGTCCGCCAGGCCGCCGCCGACGCCGGCCGCGACCCGGCCGAGGTCACCATCTGCGTCGCCGCCCCGGCGTACGTCGGGGACGACCTGGCCCACGCCCGCGAGCAGTGCCGCTGGTTCGGCGGCATGGTCGGCAACCACGTCGCCGACCTGGTCGCCCGCTACGGGGAGCACTCCGGCATGGTCCCGGACGAGCTCACCGCGTACATCAAGAACCGCCACGGCTACGACTACAGCCACCACGGCCGCACCGGCAACCCCGACACCGACTTCGTCCCGGACGAGATCGTCGACCGCTTCTGCGTCCTCGGCCCGGCCGAGGCCCACATCGAGAAGCTGCGCCGCCTCAAGGAGCTGGGCGTCGACCAGTTCGCCCTCTACGACATGCACGACAACCGCGAGGGCACCATCGACGCGTACGGGTCGGAGATCATCCCCGCCCTCCGCGCCGATGCACCGGCGTGA
- a CDS encoding acetyltransferase family protein (Coenzyme A binding pocket [chemical binding];~N-Acyltransferase superfamily: Various enzymes that characteristically catalyzethe transfer of an acyl group to a substrate; cd04301;~acetyltransferase family protein [Nocardiopsis alba ATCC BAA-2165];~identified by MetaGeneAnnotator; putative): MTQPDRASAGRGTTGRITYRVAESERDKSAVIKGEFTSDTVFEVVESEDGFGIRPTRLDPPLHKVFPDEEPWGDQESEGTRRFVALDDDRVCGYVDASYESWNRRLTIADIEVAGPYQGRGIGRTLMDHAVDWGRTRGAGHVWLEVTHINAPAVHAYERMGFSLCGLDTSLYRGTASEGEIALFMSRLLDEPAPLGPGRLSRMNRADMRLTGPGNDATTPNTGATQ, from the coding sequence ATGACGCAACCCGACAGGGCATCAGCCGGACGTGGGACGACAGGGCGGATCACCTATCGCGTGGCGGAGAGCGAGCGGGACAAGTCCGCTGTCATCAAGGGTGAGTTCACTTCGGACACCGTCTTCGAGGTGGTCGAATCCGAGGACGGGTTCGGCATCCGTCCCACGCGGCTGGACCCGCCCCTCCACAAGGTCTTCCCCGACGAAGAGCCCTGGGGTGACCAGGAGTCGGAGGGTACGCGTCGGTTCGTCGCGCTGGACGACGATCGCGTGTGCGGCTATGTGGACGCGTCGTACGAGTCCTGGAACCGGCGGCTGACCATCGCCGACATCGAGGTGGCCGGGCCGTACCAGGGCCGGGGTATCGGGCGCACGCTGATGGACCACGCCGTCGACTGGGGCCGGACGCGCGGTGCCGGGCACGTCTGGCTGGAAGTGACCCACATCAACGCCCCGGCCGTCCACGCCTACGAGCGGATGGGGTTCTCGCTGTGCGGCCTCGACACGTCCCTCTACCGCGGCACCGCGTCCGAGGGGGAGATCGCGCTGTTCATGAGCCGCCTCCTCGACGAGCCCGCGCCCCTCGGCCCCGGCCGGCTCTCGCGGATGAACAGGGCCGACATGCGCTTGACTGGCCCCGGCAATGACGCGACGACTCCGAACACGGGGGCCACGCAGTGA
- a CDS encoding hypothetical protein (identified by MetaGeneAnnotator; putative;~sequence version:1): protein MTKNDVPLIPDAEWLEERLGQGSLWRPDEAALPAELTDAASREFLTTVGFPAVRLDAVGIDTTCLRDEDGPVVFDAAEIYGERYPDDDSPPADFALCVALWYDQHLMLDGADGGITHYDPNGWDHGAGWKGAAAHSLPRLAVLLGLITEAGTELEAEDDAERAAAVAALRVRMSACDPTVDDCGLWDEVFEDLG, encoded by the coding sequence GTGACGAAGAACGACGTTCCGCTGATACCTGACGCGGAATGGCTGGAAGAGCGGCTGGGGCAGGGCTCGCTCTGGCGGCCGGACGAGGCCGCCCTGCCGGCCGAGCTGACCGACGCCGCGTCGCGGGAGTTCCTGACGACGGTCGGGTTCCCGGCGGTCCGTCTCGACGCGGTCGGGATCGACACGACGTGTCTGCGGGACGAGGACGGGCCGGTGGTGTTCGACGCCGCCGAGATCTACGGGGAGCGGTATCCCGACGACGACTCCCCGCCGGCCGACTTCGCCCTCTGCGTGGCCCTCTGGTACGACCAGCACCTGATGCTCGACGGGGCGGACGGCGGGATCACCCACTACGACCCCAACGGCTGGGACCACGGCGCCGGTTGGAAGGGCGCGGCCGCGCATTCCCTGCCCCGTCTGGCGGTGCTGCTCGGGCTCATCACCGAGGCGGGCACGGAGCTGGAGGCGGAGGACGACGCCGAACGCGCGGCCGCCGTCGCAGCGTTGCGCGTACGGATGAGCGCGTGCGACCCGACCGTGGACGACTGCGGGCTCTGGGACGAGGTCTTCGAGGATCTGGGCTGA
- a CDS encoding cation efflux system protein (COG1230 Co/Zn/Cd efflux system component;~Co/Zn/Cd efflux system component [Inorganic ion transport andmetabolism]; COG1230;~Predicted Co/Zn/Cd cation transporters [Inorganic ion transport andmetabolism]; COG0053;~cation efflux system protein [Streptomyces bingchenggensis BCW-1];~identified by MetaGeneAnnotator; putative), translated as MRRLIDPPKVEGGLVLVTALAGIAVNIAAAVCLSKANRSSLNVEGAYQHILNDLFAFIGTAVSGLIVVLTGFVQADAIATLVVVVLMAKAGYGLLRESGRVFLEAAPAHIDPDALGDRLVREPAVTEVHDLHVWQITSGQNALSAHVLVDDAADCHTTRRDLEKFLAAEYGITHSTLQVDHAEHAELVGAGAGHCEDAHGPVHRAGPHDH; from the coding sequence GTGCGGCGGCTGATCGATCCGCCGAAGGTCGAGGGCGGACTCGTCCTGGTGACCGCGCTGGCGGGAATCGCCGTCAACATCGCCGCGGCCGTCTGCCTCTCGAAGGCGAACCGCAGCTCGCTCAACGTCGAGGGCGCCTACCAGCACATCCTCAACGACCTGTTCGCCTTCATCGGCACCGCCGTCTCCGGCCTGATCGTCGTCCTCACCGGCTTCGTCCAGGCGGACGCGATCGCCACCCTGGTCGTCGTCGTCCTGATGGCCAAGGCCGGCTACGGGCTCCTCCGGGAATCCGGCCGGGTCTTCCTGGAGGCGGCTCCCGCCCACATCGACCCCGACGCCCTGGGCGACCGGCTCGTCCGCGAACCGGCCGTCACCGAGGTCCACGACCTGCACGTCTGGCAGATCACCTCCGGTCAGAACGCGCTGTCCGCCCACGTCCTGGTCGACGACGCCGCCGACTGCCACACCACGCGCCGGGACCTCGAGAAGTTCCTCGCCGCGGAGTACGGCATCACCCACAGCACCCTCCAGGTGGACCACGCCGAGCACGCCGAACTCGTCGGTGCCGGAGCCGGCCACTGCGAGGACGCGCACGGCCCCGTCCACCGCGCCGGACCGCACGACCACTGA
- a CDS encoding cation transporter (Co/Zn/Cd efflux system component [Inorganic ion transport andmetabolism]; COG1230;~cation transporter [Nocardia farcinica IFM10152];~identified by MetaGeneAnnotator; putative), with protein sequence MSMRRDHGHEPGHGHDHGRDQAHGQSHGHTHEHGTANGTGTGNERGNAHGHDHGHDHGAGGHSHGVSADADRRWLTLALALIGGFMAVEVVVGIAAQSLALISDAAHMLTDAASIVFALIAMRLAARPAKGPSPTA encoded by the coding sequence ATGAGCATGCGACGCGACCACGGACACGAGCCCGGGCACGGTCATGATCACGGACGGGACCAGGCACACGGACAGAGCCATGGACACACGCACGAGCACGGGACCGCGAACGGGACCGGGACCGGGAACGAGCGCGGGAACGCGCACGGACATGATCACGGTCACGACCACGGGGCCGGCGGGCACTCGCACGGGGTGTCGGCCGACGCGGACCGCCGCTGGCTGACGCTGGCGCTGGCGCTCATCGGCGGATTCATGGCCGTCGAGGTCGTCGTCGGCATCGCCGCGCAGTCCCTGGCGCTCATCTCGGACGCGGCCCACATGCTGACCGACGCGGCGTCGATCGTCTTCGCCCTGATCGCGATGCGCCTCGCCGCCCGGCCGGCCAAGGGGCCTTCACCTACGGCCTGA
- a CDS encoding D-ribose pyranase (D-ribose pyranase [Streptomyces cattleya NRRL 8057 = DSM46488];~D-ribose pyranase; Provisional;~identified by MetaGeneAnnotator; putative) yields MKKTGILNRHLAGAVAELGHGDGVLVCDAGMPIPAGPRVVDLAFRAGVPTFAEVLDGLLDELVVESATAAYEIRDANPEAAALLDDRFADLDLVSHEKLKELTADARLIVRTGEARPYANVLLRCGVFF; encoded by the coding sequence GTGAAGAAGACCGGAATCCTGAATCGTCATCTCGCGGGCGCGGTCGCGGAGCTGGGACACGGGGACGGGGTGCTGGTGTGCGACGCCGGCATGCCGATCCCGGCGGGCCCGCGCGTGGTGGACCTGGCGTTCCGCGCCGGGGTGCCGACCTTCGCCGAGGTGCTGGACGGGCTGCTCGACGAGCTGGTGGTGGAGAGCGCGACCGCGGCGTACGAGATCCGCGACGCGAACCCGGAGGCGGCCGCGCTCCTCGACGACCGCTTCGCGGACCTCGACCTGGTCTCGCACGAGAAGCTGAAGGAACTGACGGCGGACGCCCGCCTGATCGTCCGCACGGGCGAGGCCCGTCCGTACGCGAACGTCCTGCTGCGCTGCGGCGTCTTTTTCTGA
- a CDS encoding carbohydrate kinase (ATP binding site [chemical binding];~Ribokinase catalyses the phosphorylation of ribose to ribose-5-phosphate using ATP. This reaction is the first step in the ribose metabolism. It traps ribose within the cell after uptake and also prepares the sugar for use in the synthesis of nucleotides...; cd01174;~Sugar kinases, ribokinase family [Carbohydrate transport andmetabolism]; COG0524;~carbohydrate kinase [Streptomyces cattleya NRRL 8057= DSM46488];~dimer interface [polypeptide binding];~identified by MetaGeneAnnotator; putative;~substrate binding site [chemical binding]), translating into MYDYDLLVVGSANADLVIGVERRPAAGETVLGSDLVVHPGGKGANQAVAAARLSARTALLARVGDDAYGRLLLDTQREAGVDNAGVLVGGAPTGIALITVDPSGDNSIVVSPGANGRLTPQDVRDAAGLLRASRVVSTQLEIPLETVVEIVRNLPSGTRFVLNPSPPMPLPAEVLAACDPLIVNEHEARVIAGCELEGSPEDWATALLACGPRSVVVTLGERGALVATGASDDAPGVLTRVPSVKVDAVDTTGAGDAFTAALAWRLGTGATLPEAAAYAARVGAAAVTRPGAQESYPTAEEVAAL; encoded by the coding sequence ATGTACGACTACGACCTCCTGGTCGTGGGGTCGGCCAACGCCGACCTCGTGATCGGGGTGGAGCGACGGCCGGCGGCCGGAGAGACCGTGCTCGGCTCCGACCTGGTCGTCCACCCGGGCGGCAAGGGAGCGAACCAGGCGGTGGCCGCGGCGCGCCTCAGCGCCCGTACGGCGCTGCTGGCGCGGGTCGGCGACGACGCGTACGGCCGGCTGCTGCTGGACACGCAGCGCGAGGCCGGTGTCGACAACGCGGGCGTCCTGGTCGGCGGCGCGCCCACCGGGATCGCGCTGATCACCGTGGACCCCTCGGGGGACAACAGCATCGTGGTGTCGCCGGGCGCCAACGGCCGGCTCACGCCGCAGGACGTCCGGGACGCGGCGGGTCTGCTGCGCGCCTCCCGGGTGGTCTCGACGCAGCTGGAGATCCCGCTGGAGACGGTCGTGGAGATCGTACGGAACCTGCCGTCGGGCACCCGCTTCGTCCTGAACCCCTCGCCGCCGATGCCACTGCCCGCCGAGGTGCTCGCGGCGTGCGACCCGCTGATCGTGAACGAGCACGAGGCGCGGGTCATCGCGGGCTGCGAGCTGGAGGGCTCGCCCGAGGACTGGGCGACGGCGCTGCTGGCATGCGGCCCCCGCTCGGTCGTGGTGACTCTGGGCGAGCGGGGCGCGCTGGTGGCGACCGGCGCGAGCGACGACGCCCCCGGCGTCCTGACCCGGGTCCCGTCGGTGAAGGTCGACGCGGTCGACACGACCGGCGCGGGCGACGCGTTCACGGCGGCGCTGGCCTGGCGGCTGGGCACCGGCGCGACGCTGCCCGAGGCGGCGGCGTACGCGGCCCGCGTGGGCGCGGCGGCGGTCACCCGGCCCGGCGCGCAGGAGTCCTACCCGACCGCCGAGGAGGTCGCGGCGCTGTGA
- a CDS encoding inner-membrane translocator (D-ribose transporter subunit RbsB; Provisional;~PFAM: inner-membrane translocator; periplasmic binding protein/LacI transcriptional regulator; KEGG: sgr:SGR_1095 putative D-ribose ABC transporter substrate-binding/permease protein;~Periplasmic sugar-binding domain of the thermophilic Thermoanaerobacter tengcongensis ribose binding protein (ttRBP) and its mesophilic homologs; cd06323;~dimerization interface [polypeptide binding];~identified by MetaGeneAnnotator; putative;~inner-membrane translocator [Streptomyces sp. SirexAA- E];~ligand binding site [chemical binding]) translates to MRTKHLSIAVAAVATLALTTTACNSGSGDDKMKVGLSVSTLNNPFFVQLKDGAQAEAHKQGIALTVTDAQNDASQQANQIQNFTSQNVKSIIVNPVDSDAAGPAVKSANNAKIPVVAADRTVNKAEVTTTVASDNVEGGMLAAKTLAEKLGGKGTILVLQGVTGTSAANERGKGFTEGLKAFPDIKVVASQPADFDRTKGLDVTTNMLQAHPDVNGVFAQNDEMALGAIKALGNKAGKSVTVVGFDGTPDGLVAVEDGSMFASVAQQPKLLGKLAVENAVKAAKGEKIDAMVKVPVKVVTKKNVAEFNG, encoded by the coding sequence ATGCGTACCAAGCACCTCTCGATCGCCGTCGCGGCCGTCGCCACGCTCGCCCTCACCACCACGGCCTGCAACTCCGGTTCGGGCGATGACAAGATGAAGGTGGGCCTGTCGGTCTCCACCCTCAACAACCCCTTCTTCGTGCAGCTGAAGGACGGCGCGCAGGCCGAGGCCCACAAGCAGGGCATCGCCCTCACCGTCACCGACGCCCAGAACGACGCCTCGCAGCAGGCCAACCAGATCCAGAACTTCACCAGCCAGAACGTGAAGTCGATCATCGTGAACCCGGTGGACTCCGACGCCGCGGGCCCGGCCGTCAAGTCCGCCAACAACGCGAAGATCCCGGTCGTCGCCGCGGACCGCACGGTCAACAAGGCCGAGGTCACCACCACCGTCGCCTCCGACAACGTCGAGGGCGGCATGCTCGCCGCCAAGACGCTCGCCGAGAAGCTCGGTGGCAAGGGCACCATCCTGGTCCTCCAGGGTGTGACCGGCACCTCGGCCGCCAACGAGCGCGGCAAGGGCTTCACCGAGGGTCTGAAGGCGTTCCCGGACATCAAGGTCGTCGCCTCGCAGCCGGCCGACTTCGACCGCACCAAGGGCCTGGACGTCACCACCAACATGCTGCAGGCCCACCCCGACGTGAACGGCGTCTTCGCCCAGAACGACGAGATGGCGCTCGGCGCGATCAAGGCCCTGGGCAACAAGGCCGGCAAGTCGGTCACGGTCGTCGGCTTCGACGGCACCCCCGACGGCCTGGTCGCGGTCGAGGACGGCTCGATGTTCGCCTCGGTCGCCCAGCAGCCGAAGCTGCTCGGCAAGCTGGCCGTCGAGAACGCCGTCAAGGCCGCCAAGGGCGAGAAGATCGACGCCATGGTGAAGGTCCCGGTCAAGGTCGTCACCAAGAAGAACGTCGCCGAGTTCAACGGCTGA
- a CDS encoding D-ribose ABC transporter permease (D-ribose ABC transporter permease [Streptomyces pristinaespiralis ATCC25486];~TM-ABC transporter signature motif;~Transmembrane subunit (TM) of Escherichia coli AraH and related proteins. E. coli AraH is the TM of a Periplasmic Binding Protein (PBP)-dependent ATP-Binding Cassette (ABC) transporter involved in the uptake of the monosaccharide arabinose. This group...; cd06579;~identified by MetaGeneAnnotator; putative), protein MATDTLKSGKDTGKAPALRRLLLDNGALTALVVLAVAMSFLSGDFLSTQNLLNVGVQAAVTAILAFGVTFVIVSAGIDLSVGSVAALSATVLAYTATTMGLPVWLSIVLALATGIACGLVSGALISFGKLPPFIATLAMLSIGRGLALVISQGSPIAFPDSVSQLGATLGGWLPVPVLVMIAMGLITAVVLNRTYIGRTMYAIGGNEEAARLSGIRVKRQKIVIYALAGGFAAVAGIVLASRLASAQPQAAYGYELDAIAAVVIGGASLSGGVGKASGTLIGALILAVLRNGLNLLSVSAFWQQVVIGVVIALAVLVDTLRRRS, encoded by the coding sequence GTGGCCACTGACACGCTCAAGAGCGGCAAGGACACGGGCAAGGCGCCCGCCCTGCGCCGACTGCTCCTCGACAACGGAGCCCTCACCGCCCTGGTCGTCCTGGCCGTGGCGATGTCGTTCCTGTCCGGGGACTTCCTCTCCACCCAGAACCTGCTCAACGTGGGTGTCCAGGCGGCGGTCACCGCGATCCTGGCCTTCGGTGTCACGTTCGTGATCGTCTCGGCCGGCATCGACCTGTCGGTCGGCTCGGTCGCCGCGCTCTCGGCCACCGTGCTCGCGTACACCGCCACCACCATGGGCCTGCCGGTCTGGCTCTCGATCGTGCTCGCCCTCGCCACCGGCATCGCCTGTGGTCTGGTCAGCGGCGCGCTCATCTCCTTCGGCAAGCTGCCGCCCTTCATCGCGACCCTCGCGATGCTGTCGATCGGCCGCGGCCTCGCCCTGGTGATCTCGCAGGGCAGCCCGATCGCGTTCCCCGACTCGGTGTCCCAGCTGGGCGCCACCCTCGGTGGCTGGCTGCCGGTGCCGGTCCTGGTGATGATCGCCATGGGTCTGATCACCGCCGTGGTGCTGAACCGTACGTACATCGGCCGCACCATGTACGCGATCGGCGGCAACGAGGAGGCCGCGCGCCTCTCCGGTATCCGCGTCAAGCGCCAGAAGATCGTCATCTACGCCCTGGCCGGCGGTTTCGCGGCCGTGGCGGGCATCGTCCTCGCCTCCCGGCTGGCCTCGGCGCAGCCGCAGGCGGCGTACGGCTACGAGCTGGACGCCATCGCGGCGGTCGTCATCGGCGGCGCCAGCCTCTCCGGCGGTGTCGGCAAGGCGTCGGGCACGCTCATCGGCGCGCTGATCCTCGCCGTGCTCCGCAACGGCCTCAACCTGCTCTCGGTCTCCGCCTTCTGGCAGCAGGTCGTCATCGGTGTCGTCATCGCGCTCGCCGTCCTCGTGGACACGCTGCGCCGCCGCTCCTGA